Genomic window (bacterium):
GACCGCCCTAATCTTGAATTTAGTGTCATTTCCACCCGAGTAAGTGAAAAAAGTGAGCATTTATTAAAGATTTTAAAAGCAGAGCCAGGCAATTTTATCGTTTATGTCGCCAGACAAAAAGATGCCGAAGAGATAGCTAACTTCCTTAAAACAAATCAAATCTCTGCTCTACCATATCATGCTGGACTTGGGAATGAGACTCGATGGAAAACCCAGGAGGCTTTTATGTCTGGGGTAACGCGGGTAGTAGTCGCTACGATTGCCTTTGGATTAGGTATTGATAAACCGGATATTCGCGGTATTATCCATTATCATACACCTGCCTCTTTAGAGGCTTACTATCAAGAAGCAGGTCGGTCAGGCAGGGACGGCAAAAAGGCAAAATGTATTCTCCTCTTTAATCGTAAAGATTTAGAGATTCACCGCTATTTTATCTATCAATCTTATCCAGGTTCACGAGAAATCTACTGGATATATCGTCAGCTGTGTGACGGGCTTTCTCCACAACAAATAATTGCCGAGGGGAAGAATGTCCACGAAACAAAGATGAATGTCGTCCTGAGGTTATTGGAGGAAGCAAATTGTATCCAATTAGGCGACAAGCTCAAAATAACTAAAGGGCTGAGATGGCTTAATATTAACCTCACAAATGAAGAAAGACGCAAGATGATGGAGCTTGATAGATTAAAAAATATGGTAGAATACGCTGAAAATAAAATCTGCCGTCGAGCATACATCCTTACTTATCTTGGTGAGCAAAATCTACAGCCCTCTTGTAATAATTGTGATGTTTGCCTTGGACTTACAACTGATGTCCAGAGTATTCATCAGGAAAAGATTGAGGCGATTATTTACGAGTGTGTTAAAGAATATGAAGGGAAAATGGGCAGGCAGGGTTTTGCCCAATTACTTAATGGCAGTCAAAGTAACACTATGGAAACCCTGAACTTAAAGACATCAGCGTTTTATGGAAAATTAAGGGATTTTACTCAAAAAGAAATTATCGCTTTCATTGACAATTTCATAAGTAAAGGTTCACTTGAAGTAATCACAAAGGATTATCCGCTACTATTTCTATCTAAAGAAAAGACCGTTGATAAACCTGTCC
Coding sequences:
- a CDS encoding RecQ family ATP-dependent DNA helicase, which translates into the protein MDKIYHILQNNFGFSQFKPGQLEIIQEILAKRDVLGILPTAGGKSLCYQLPAIISSGVTIVISPLIALMKDQVDSFEELGHTTATYISSGLSVNQVKVRLEKLKRGEFKLLYVSPERMLMPGFKEVLSRIKISLFAVDEAHCVSQWGHDFRPEYLKLKDIFAQYPKTPILTITATATPQVQQDIMTHLGLRRARQVIISFDRPNLEFSVISTRVSEKSEHLLKILKAEPGNFIVYVARQKDAEEIANFLKTNQISALPYHAGLGNETRWKTQEAFMSGVTRVVVATIAFGLGIDKPDIRGIIHYHTPASLEAYYQEAGRSGRDGKKAKCILLFNRKDLEIHRYFIYQSYPGSREIYWIYRQLCDGLSPQQIIAEGKNVHETKMNVVLRLLEEANCIQLGDKLKITKGLRWLNINLTNEERRKMMELDRLKNMVEYAENKICRRAYILTYLGEQNLQPSCNNCDVCLGLTTDVQSIHQEKIEAIIYECVKEYEGKMGRQGFAQLLNGSQSNTMETLNLKTSAFYGKLRDFTQKEIIAFIDNFISKGSLEVITKDYPLLFLSKEKTVDKPVPRKVGLEILRLVHNWNGKLPSSSIANILRGVETSDAIIKYGQDIFGAHFGMLKEYDYHQLKEFIDLMLAKGYLQKEKNQLSLSKAGFGVLGINPEE